GTCAATGAATACTACAAACCCCTTAATTCAAAGAGATTTCGTTGCATATGAAGGAACCAGTCCTCTTCTGAATCGAACATCCTGCCGCTTATTCCTTGTATACATTTTCAGCTGTATTAGCGATTCTATTGTATCCCTCGCGCCAAACCCTTCTTTTCAAACGGGTTTTGAATTAAGTTAGTTTCAAAATCACTTTCAGTATCCTTTTAGTTTTTGTAACCCTCTTTCCCATCAGCAATAACATCACTGGCACAGTGACATCTTAAAGTGTTCTCGCTTTCCAAATGTTTTAAGACTTTACCTATATATAGACATTAGGTAACAACTTTCTAATCGGCGAtatatgaaaggagagagagagagagagagggggggggggggggggggggggtgactccTTTACATCCGCGAATGCGCCATATCGTGCAGGGGGACTCAAGCAAAAAactaaacattttcgtaagtacTTTCAGATGCCAAGAAAACCGTGCTTCAATCCTTGGGTgcaaaaagattttaaaatttagaATATTGTTTCATCTATTAAATGAACGGAATGCCTGAAGTATTGCCCCTGTACCTCTAAATAACACTCGAATTTTACGAATGAAATCATCTGTATCTCTTTCCAGATATTCTAAATCTGGCAAAACGCTATTCCACCCCCACCCACGGCCCCCATCTACCTCCAACCAGCCCACCTCCCATCCAAAAGTCCTCAATCTgaaaatatggaattttttaaaagtCACATTACCGAATGAATGCTGAAATCACCATCCTTTGTTCAAACTCTTATTGCCCATACACCGAATAACACCAAGAATTCGTATCATTATTTCTCTAAAGacaataaaatgtaagatttattgATAACAATTACCGACTCCCCGAGTTATTTGAATTTCGTGGATCCGTGGTATTTCTTGAATGGCCATTAGAGTTCGCCTCATAATCTATTCATCATTGCATATTCACGAGGGTAATTATGCTTCCTTTGTTGCCGTCTTCCTTTATTTGTTtcgattttcttttgtttcgtgtctttgtttcttcacagacgagaTTGGAAGACTCAAGATTGATTATTCATGGACATGATCGACGCTTGTTTATTGCCATTAGGAGAAAGTGTTCCattctttattataaaataatatgtgagtgtgtatcgattcatatatatatatatatatatatatatatatatatatttatgtatatatatatatatatatatatatatatatatatatatatatatatatatatatatatataatatttatgtatatatatatatatatatatatatatatatatatatatatatatatatatatatatatatatatatatatatatatatatatatatatatatatatatatatatatataatatatgtgtatatatatatgtgtgtgtgtgtatgcgtgtatatatatatatatatatatatatatatatatatatatatatatatatatatatatacaatatatatatatatatatatatatatatatatatatatatatatatatatatatatatatatatatatatatatatatattaatgtgaagTTTAATGTAGTGAACATTAGTTATTTACCATAAGTCTTATGATAAATAAGTAATATTTCGGTACTGTTTTAGAtataattatctgaattttaccaAACGAGGTCGACTCAGAGACTTTTGTTCAAAacgaaaaagtaataataatgataataataaaatcagctCTTCAAAGACTTTTTTGGGGGAGGGAAATAAAGATACAAGCCTTATTGCACATGAATAAGTTCTACTTAACAAATAGACGTTTAACTACGCAGATGTTATTTACGAGATACGCAGTAatgaatataaagtaatttataaCAAAATTAACGCCAAGTTCAGATTAAGTCAGTATTTATAACGTATTCATCCATTCCTGTGTAGCCGAGGATAGCTGTACTGCCTTATTTATTGAATTACTTTAACAATAACATCTATTTGTATAAATGTTTCGAGATTTATCTAAAGTTAATTGTTTTGTGATATCTCCAACCTACTTTGCTGGAATTATATGCTGAGAGTCCTGTCTATATTCAGTCTAGCATAGTCTAGAACTAAGTTATTATCATCGCTCTTCTTCTATTCAGATCTGAGCTGGAAGTCAGGGCCCTCATAGAGGACAACCAACGCACATACATCTGTGACGCTACCAACGGCTTGGGGGTTACCGTAACAAGCAACGTTACGCTCAATGTGTTACGTAAGTCATCCTTGAAGGAAGGTCTGTAACTATTTCATCTAACGAAAGGGGTCTTCATTCTTTCCCCGTTGCCAGGGTATTTTTCACGAGAACTCGCCTGGAACTATATTCGAAAATGTCCTTCCAAGAAAGATGACTGGAATGTCATTTTCTGATAAgacaatttcttttataaactggcTGTCTGGAAAGATTTGATGAAAGGTGAATCGTACAATATGACATTCTGGAAACACTCACTGGAATATCTTTTCCAGATGAACCGGTATGGAAAGACGTGCCCAGCGGGGTAGTGgaggtgaaggagaaggatgaCCTCTTGCTGAGGGCAGTAGCTGATGCCAACCCACCACCTGTCACGTGAGTTCCTTTTTGGAAGTCGAGGTTTTAGAATGGTCAATGAATCTTGCTGTTTGAAAGAAGAGTATTTCTAGTAATTATGCCACACCCCTTTTATTTATTGCAGATGGTGAACGTTCTTTggatatcattatctttattatgtaaCTCATGTTGAAATGTTTTTACATAGCtttctttcagtttcttttacttttccctttcatttcttttttgtaagtGGTATGGCGTTCTTGGGGTCTATGCTGAACACATCTAATCTAAATTTGTTTCATTCGTAAGCAGTGCTGCATCCTATCTCAATGTTTCCACATACAGATGGGGGACTGTCCGGAAAACCCAAACCttggcaaatatatttttgggTTTAGTCGACAGCTTTCTTGAACCGATCATAgcgataagtttttattttattttatttcatttttatttatttattttttattattttttatgagttgGGTGATAATCAGCTTATCAGGCACATTGGATTACTCTTCTTTTGTAATGACATGAAAATAGAAGGCTGTCACCTTAAGGACTTCAAAATTCTAACGGGAAAAGGATttgaatggaaaaaataataataccctctgaattatatacatatatatacatacatacatacgattaGCTGAGACACTGGCGACTGCTGAGACGCATATTTTGATATGAATGAATGGTGAATGTCCACATTGTTTCCGGAACATTTCCAGCAACTCCAACTATGAGGAATgtaaccttccttccttccttccttccttccttccttccttccttccttccttccttcttgcacccATCCTGCAGATACAAGTGGTGGAGAGGCCCCGTCCTGCTTCAGGAAGACCAAGAAGAGGGGGGCCTCCTGGAGATGACAAGGGTGCATCGCCAAGAGGCAGGAGGGTACTCTGTCACTGCTGAAAGCCCCAGGGGCATCGTCAAGCGCCTCCTTCATCCTCAACGTCCTCTGGTAAGTTGAGGGTCGAGGTTGTCGACATGTCATTAAAACGTTTCAGCGACTATCTTATACTTGTCACATACAAGTTGACAACAAGTCAACGACCGTTGGTGTAGAACGAAAATCTTTGGCCAgtgctggataatcgtatgaagcactggttaggaaaattattattatgttgttaacttgtattcaacatgattGTGATGTGTGTAAGATAAGTTGTCGActtgtatttattataaattttacacTAGTGTGGACACAATCTTACTCTTTaagttttaactctctctctctctctctctctctctgctcctctctctcttctcgtctctctctctctctctctctctcctgtctgtctctctctctctctctcgtttactctTGCCGTCGTTCAGCCTTAACAAGGTATACGTTCATCACTGGCGCATAAATACTCATGCAAAATGACAGTATCTTAGACTAGACAGAAAGTACATAACGTCTCTTAAGTTAAGAATTACTACCTCGACCCACTCTTACTTTACCGCCATTTATTACAGTATTGGGTGaactaataataatctaaaacAGCAACAACCacaaagacaacaacaacaacaacaacaacaacaacaacaacaacaataataataataataataataataataataataataataataataataataataataataataataataataataataatataataataataataataataataataataaaacttcaatAGATCTTCCAGTGACGTTGAAACGTAAATACCAGAAAGATGTCAGtacagggaagaggaagaaggaaaaccaaacgcttaaaaaaaaaaacgttaaatggcgaaataataaaaagagaatattttTCTACACTGGGAAAGAGGACTTCAAGTGGGAGGCGGCGGTTTTGCCTCCAGTCGTGCTTGGTCGATGGGCGAGTTTCCCCAGTGGACAAGTTCAGTGGGGAAAATCCTGCTTTGCATTCCAAGTGGCCGGGAGGGTCCTTCCCAGGGCCAGGAcgtggccagagagagagacccagagaCAAGTCTCATacaagcatgtatatatacatacacatacttatatatatatatatatatatatatatatatatatatatatatatatatatatacgtatatgtatagttACATGCAAATTGTAAACAGTATACAAAGAATAAGTATGCACACCTATACACAcgctcacacaaatatatatatatatatatatatatatatatatatatatatatatatatatatatatatatatatatatataatatatcatatatatatatatatatatatatatatatatatatatatatatatctgtgtgtgtatggatatatatctctctctatatatatatatatatattatatatcatatttgtatattatatatatatatatatatatatatatctataatatatatacatatatataatatataaatatatatatatatatacataaagaaacatacaaatatgccggaaatatagaaaaaaactcTCAGTAATATAATTTCCTATACAGTTCAAACCAACGAACTTCTGCCTTTAATGAAAACACCAAACGTATCAAATACATTCACATTCAACCTGGAAAAAtaacaatcttcttcttcttcttcttcttcttcttctgtccacGACAAGACGGACCGGAGGGCGTGATGGCGCCCAAGAGAGTGACAGTAGACGAGGGCGGTTCCACTGTCATCGCCTGTTCGGCCATAGGGAACCCCACCCCCAACGTCACCTGGTTCACCCACAATAATAATTCCAGGTGAGGCGGCGACACTTCACGGCTTCAATTAATGTTTGGTGCTGTTTGATCTGCGTTTCAGTTAGCGCAGGTCATGAAAGAATAAGGTTTTGGTATCTTAAATTAAAGGCATAGTTATTCTCTGTTgctaattatatagtatatgtgtgtatatgtgtgtatatatatatatatatatatatatatatatatatatatatatatatatatatatatatatatatatatatatatatcatcagccattgctagcccactgcaggacaaaggcctcagacatgtccttccactccgactgtttatggtctttttatGCCAGTCTATATCCGCAAACTTTCTTAGCTCGTCAAACCATCATCgttttctcttccttcctctgcttcgtttgcaatctctaaagACCCACTCTCTtatttcgtccatctattatctgacattctcattattatATGTCTTgaccacgcccatttctttttcttacttgttagaatatcctctactttagtttgccctcgtatccatgttgctctgtcttctagtgttattcccatcattatatatatatatatatatatatatatatatatatatatatatatatatatatatatatatatatataatgtgtgttttggTTACCGCTTACGTTAATTTTCACTGATTTTCTCATGTGATGTTTAAAATGTACTgctattgaagaagaaatttgtaGGCTTGCGAGTCGATTATTCATGATTTATACATAAGCAACATcttagaaaaaaattttcatcaatttCTGGAAAAATAGTATTTGATTTCATGGAATACAACGTCCTGGATGTTTCCGAGCCAATAGTGCTCGTCTGTCTCTTTTAAAGTAGCCCAgccatgtaaatataaatatttccgtATAAGTCTTATGATTATAGATACTCAGCATCATCCTCTATTTATGGTTAGAATGTGGTCTCCATACCACCATTATCTTTGAGTAACTATCAATCATTTAccaaattcttcatttttattttgcttggaAATAACGAAACAGTTTccagttacttctttttttttaggaatgaaaGGAGATCCGCCAAAATCCGTTCCATTCTGCTTTTAAAACCACTAAATAAACTCACGTACATTTCCCTCAGTCGACTACCTATTTCTTGAGCTTTTAAGAGACTTTAACCTATCCGcccgttttcttttgttttgaaaagCTTACATCTATTCCTCCGTGTTCTTTTGCTCTGAAAGGACTTTAATCCATTCGTTCGTTTTCCTTATCATTGCGATGTAAATCtattcttctgttttcttttgctttgaaaTGTTTAATTCTATTCCTCCATTTTCTTTGACAATTTACTTTTGCTTTGACATATTTAatcttctcctcttttttttctttttcttggaagAGACTTTAATCTGTTCCTCcgttttcttttgctttgaaGAGACTTGAATCTATTCATCCGTTTTTCTTTTCCCTCGGACAAGAGACTAATCTGttcttccgttttctttttcttgaaagaGACTTTAATCTATTCCtctgttttcttttgctttaaaatgtctaaatctattcctccgttttctttcgctttgacattttaaaatctattcctccgttttctttttctttgaagaTACTTGGAATCAATTCATCCGCTTCCTTTAGGTTTGGAAAGAGTTTGATCTACCCTTCAACTTTGAAAAGATTGTAATCGTATCTCCATCTCCCTCCATAACTAGTGTCGCGAGGGTGTTTATCTTGGGGATAAGTGAGGCTCGACTCCTGGTCGACTTCGTCACCAGAGCTGACACTGGCTTCTACAGGTGCCTGGCTACCAACGTCGTGGGGACTTCCAAACCAGTGAAAACAGCTGTCGTCGTCACTCGTGAGTTTAAATACACGCGTTTTAAATATTACACAACGCTTCTAATACGCTTTAAGCAAGAGTTTCTCTCACTGAAATCTATCTCACTTGTACTCGTCCACCCAGAGGCACCAGAACCGTTGGAAGAGGAACCCTTCAGGGACGACCTCCCGAACAGACCGTGGGCCAAGTTGGGCGGGACGGGGCGCCTCGAGTGCTTCGTAAAAGCGGCGCCGGCGCCCAATTTTCGCTGGACCATCAATGAAGATCGAGTCTTGTTTAATAGTCGTAAATACTTCGTGAGGGGGCCACATGTAAGAATGAGAAGTCATCGTCATTAATCACTGctgtatcaataataataataataataataataataataatataataataataataatactgttaaaaaggatggcagaattaagcgagttgattttatatattgttttttctattttccttacaattcgcttctcaggctcagcgatgtttctgagtaactggccaatattcatattggtaaggagaaaccaaacttaaatataactcaagaaacgtttctccttcccaccgccgcccggagagcagcgagcgaccccccgacgatgccagataatcaggagcccccacaggatgatacgattcctgctacagacggaattcctgacgttcatccccaggcacactactgtggcgctcgcacgagagaatccccgagaccttcgaggcgagatccacggcttcgcccaagaccggcccgaccaatgagaatgcaactctaggtccgtgccgctataaattccgttccgcaaactttcttgccaCAGTCTCTTTAActgactcgtccgaagatgacctacgagaaggtcgaaacgtcacgtaataccagctataccagcaccaacaccagcccttaaaccaaagacgaccctggcccgaactgaactacgcttacggaataataccggcactgacgacgacccctgcttgacctggacctgataacctgttctaataaaagatccctacagcatttacaattttttgaaaattcccaatatgaatattggccagttactcagaaacatctgagcctgagaagcgaattgtaaggaaaatagaaaaaacaatatataaaatcaactcgcttaattctgccatcctttttaacagtatttgcctaaaagagggtcttctaccaaaataataataataataataataataatatctggtaTTAGTATGCTTTCATATTTCACCCAATggctttaattattataatatcaaaATAACTCCCATTCGtgacattaattttaaatttatttaaagttgACAATTCATAATGTAAGATACAAACTGTTAAATTCGAGGAAATCTCAGTCTCCAGAAATGTTTTCTTTACAGAGCTTTGTCCTGTCAATGTATGACCTTGTACCAAATTTCTACATGGAAACAAAATCATCTCTaacattacttttcattttaactatCTTGTTCATTGATATTTGCCACAAACGTAGTAAAAGCCacgtaaaatgtaaataaaaaaaaaactttcattcacgCACTTTCTTTTCAGCTAATAGATGGGTTAGCAGAGTGGTCTTCTGTGCTGGAAATAAGGAGCGTCACAGACAAGGACTACACGACGTATACGTGTACTGCATCGAATTACATGGGAACTTTGACCTCCAACCACACGCTCGGCCCTGCCATTCCACCCCTCCAGGCATATAACCTCAGCGTGAGTACTCCAGGGTTTTAAGGCTAAGCTCTAgattatgatgaataaaaaaggaattgACGAAGGCCTCAGTTTTCATCAAGTATGTCTACGAAGTATTCAAACGAAAATCACTTCATCAAGGCCAGGAAATTCTCTTCCAATTCCTTAGATTAGCTTCTACGAATGACGAATTAAGGTGTTAATTACCTCTGACACGTTCTCCAACAGGTCGTTAGCGTCATGGGTACCACTGCTTTACTCACCTGGATTCCACCGAGTCAAGGAACCACGCCCTCAGGATATACACTTAGATATCGGCCGCTACACGATGAGGAATATCTAGTAAGTTACTCTTTTAATGTCGAATCTACTTCCCCTTGCCAATATTTTACGgccaaagggaattataaatgaGGTATCTCGTGCGGGGCAGATGCACTTATGTGTAATTCCCTCTGGGTGTCAGGCACATGGTAATGTGAAGTCGATACTGGGGAGAATTTGTTCATTTAAAATATGAGAGTATAAaaattgccctctctctctctctctctctctcaaatatatatatatatatatatatatatatatatatatataaatatatatatatatatatatatatatatatatatatatatatatatatatatatatatatatatatatatgtatgtatgtatgtatatatataattatcaacagacaatcccattcgaaacagaaataaatttcagacTCACACTAGAAacaaacccaggtctttcaattaaaAGACAAGTCTGCTGCAAACCAAGCCACatgctcacatatatatacatatgtatatccacacatacatgtgtgtatgtgcgcacgGTTGTATACCTGTCTCATCTAGAAACTCAACTCTTTTCAGCGTCAGAATGTAGAAGGCCGCGGAACTACGACGGTGCAGATCCAAGGACTGTCCCCCGGAGCCACGTACGAATTTGCTATCCGGACTTACAACAGCCAGGGTACTTCGGACTTCACGTCCCCTACGACAAAAGTCACCATACCGGGTAACGCGAATTCTCATATCCTATTTTCGCTAAAGTCACTCGGCTAAGTCTAAATGGAACGTCTGTAATCGATAGGTATAATGGCACTTGTGCAACCGAAAATAATGATTTCACTATGTTTATTCTTGGTCCTAGTAAACATTTGTAAAGACAGTTGTTAGTGAGCTGAACGTTCATAGAGTAAAATTACCTACAATAAAAATGTGATAATAATGAGCCTCAGTAACTAAAAACTAATTATGATTTGAATTGAACAGGTaagctaaaaattaaaatgaaatatgacaaacagaacatggagTTAAATAGTGCTTCTTCTAATATCCGATGTAGAAAccggaaataatttttatttactcgtACTATGAAATTCTGTTTACCTCCAAAGTACATATCTCCCTTAACAGACAAAATCAGCATTTTTATATAACTGAATTTCTCATGACACACCCGATTTCTCGCTCAGGCGTGGTGGAAGAAGCAGCAAGTAGCAGCAGGCAACCTCGCATGCCCCGTCTGACCCTTCTGCTAATGTCCCTGACTGGGGCAGCCCTTTTGGTCCTAAACATATCCATCATTATCTGCTTCATCAGACGCTTCGCCACGAGCAGGAATACTCCAGGTACTGTTTTGGGGACCTTCACTTTTCATGAAATGAATACCCCAGGTATTATTGTGTTTGGGTCCTTCAGTTTTCATAAAATGAATACCCCAGGTACTGTTTTTGGCCCTTTTACTTTTCACATAATGAATACCCCAAGAACTGCTTTTGGGTCTTTCctttttcataaaatgaataCCCCAGGTACTGCATTTGGGTCCTCCACTTTTCATAAAATGAGTAGACAAGGTTCTGCTTTTAGGTTCTCCactatttataaaattaataccTTAGGTACTGCTTCGGGTCTTTCGcgttacttaaaataaaaatagtaatgatgAATAATATGGAATGAagtaataaattttacaattttgtctGTTCTTTCAACAGCTTCATCTTATAAAACTGCGATTTCTGAGACGCACACACCAGCCTCAACTCCCgcgatgaccacagatgacgacgaAGAGATGAAATCAGGTGGCCCTGAAAGTGTTACCACTGCAGCCCAATACCAGGTGTGGTGATAATGAAACTGTTCTTGATCCTTGAAGTACTGGGATGACATACCTAAGCATTCTGTCTATTACCATTTTGCATTTTCCAGGGTGAAAATTATCTTAGGATATCTATATTATTCCCCCATTTCCAATAAATAGattgtgaattattttcattttttcttagatATCTTTGCCTATCTGTCAGAATGTTGAAAACCACTTCcgtaacacaagaaaaaaaattggcaatgtcttgatgattttaatattttttattcagtggATTCTTTTCTTGCCATCAGATGACTCGGCAATCTTCAGACGTAAAAGATGATGGAGGTAGTCCACGAATAACAAATATAATCCATCACTACAGCACAGATATCACAGAGACTTCAAAACCAAAAGACAAGCAGCTGCCAAACGTTCTCCCTTCTGCCGAGTTTATCACCATCGACAGTCCAACTAACAACAGCAAAAGTGCCTTAATGAATGGTGGTCTGAACATTCGGAGTCCAGTATCTTCAAACACAGAGCCTGAACAAGTAAAGTACTTCTGCCCAGATAGTACACACCAGTTAGATGACAACATATCAAACCAGATGAGAGTAGAGGCCCAAGACATTCCAGATGTGTGTCCCAAAAACTCAGGGTCAAGTCATTCATTTATTCGTCAGCAGAGCCAGGAAGGTCCTTGCCAGGAGGATGACAGAGTTTCCCTGACGTCGCACCAGAGCAACACTTCCTATGTTAACCTTCCCGATCAGGTGCATGGCATTGCAAGACATACATCAGTAAACCTACATCGTCAAGATAGTGCAAGTCCCACCCTAGTGGGTCTGCGA
The Macrobrachium nipponense isolate FS-2020 chromosome 45, ASM1510439v2, whole genome shotgun sequence genome window above contains:
- the LOC135214047 gene encoding uncharacterized protein LOC135214047, which gives rise to MAPKRVTVDEGGSTVIACSAIGNPTPNVTWFTHNNNSSVARVFILGISEARLLVDFVTRADTGFYRCLATNVVGTSKPVKTAVVVTQAPEPLEEEPFRDDLPNRPWAKLGGTGRLECFVKAAPAPNFRWTINEDRVLFNSRKYFVRGPHLIDGLAEWSSVLEIRSVTDKDYTTYTCTASNYMGTLTSNHTLGPAIPPLQAYNLSVVSVMGTTALLTWIPPSQGTTPSGYTLRYRPLHDEEYLRQNVEGRGTTTVQIQGLSPGATYEFAIRTYNSQGTSDFTSPTTKVTIPGVVEEAASSSRQPRMPRLTLLLMSLTGAALLVLNISIIICFIRRFATSRNTPASSYKTAISETHTPASTPAMTTDDDEEMKSGGPESVTTAAQYQMTRQSSDVKDDGGSPRITNIIHHYSTDITETSKPKDKQLPNVLPSAEFITIDSPTNNSKSALMNGGLNIRSPVSSNTEPEQVKYFCPDSTHQLDDNISNQMRVEAQDIPDVCPKNSGSSHSFIRQQSQEGPCQEDDRVSLTSHQSNTSYVNLPDQVHGIARHTSVNLHRQDSASPTLVGLRGQDNMSPIPVGLHHQDSINLPPKGLHHKDRMSPTLKSFQRQDSLSPTPSLPHILPASNKPHVPSPSTFCPNKTSQYGMHQRQSHTKHQHPGPQGCLHHHGHHNGFEKQQQDRNHQTHLEYRQRLPVQETERGITQYCNTDSTELHQAGPYPHQPSHPRQHSEPQGHLGHQQTPSNQMHHRGYQGRTYPQQNLHSVPHQNPPYRYPSPEYNLPAQHSSPHYHHSVEEPHLEHSAKVASEPPNNRHSPISHTQRDYQYTIPFQEEGWRGGHSQLPAAEQHQLQCIREEPSSDPLGGADPKSCIAETNCDDEGERAHDESPHDV